In Rheinheimera sp. MM224, one DNA window encodes the following:
- a CDS encoding aminoacyl-histidine dipeptidase codes for MSALSSLYPQPLWQWFGQICAIPHPSKHEQALSQHIQHWARDKGLTVVEDKVGNLIIKKPATPGFENCKIVVIQAHLDMVPQKNADKIHDFTTDPIDAYVDGDWVKARGTTLGADNGIGMASALAILGSDEIEHGPLEVLLTIDEEAGMTGAFGVEPGMLDAEILINTDSEQEGEIYMGCAGGVDAEFTVPVQWQSTASGVMAFDLSLTGLKGGHSGVNIHLGRGNANKLLARFFADHATALELTISSFSGGSLRNAIPREATVSLTVPSAKLTQLQHAVTEFEALLQFELAAVEPALKLSLAEVVTPALVLTTATQNTLINLLNVCPNGVMRMSDEVEGVTETSLNMGVISTKEQSIQVLCLIRSLIDSGRQQVESMLSSLAQLSGAQVKFSGAYPGWKPNPDSPVMAIVRDTYQDIYHKEPVIMVIHAGLECGLFKKPYPDMDMVSIGPTIRFPHGPDEMVNITTVGQYWELLLAVLKRIPQRS; via the coding sequence GTGTCAGCATTATCATCTTTATACCCACAGCCGTTATGGCAATGGTTTGGTCAAATTTGTGCCATTCCACATCCTTCTAAACACGAGCAAGCCCTAAGCCAACATATTCAGCACTGGGCGCGTGACAAAGGTTTAACTGTCGTTGAAGACAAAGTGGGTAACCTGATCATTAAAAAGCCTGCCACCCCAGGTTTTGAAAACTGTAAAATAGTGGTGATTCAGGCGCACCTGGATATGGTGCCGCAGAAAAATGCTGACAAAATCCATGACTTCACTACAGATCCTATTGATGCTTACGTGGACGGTGACTGGGTCAAAGCCCGCGGCACAACACTTGGTGCCGACAACGGCATAGGGATGGCGTCGGCTTTAGCTATTTTAGGCAGTGACGAAATTGAGCATGGCCCGTTAGAAGTACTGCTGACCATAGACGAAGAAGCCGGTATGACAGGTGCCTTTGGTGTAGAACCTGGCATGCTGGACGCCGAAATACTGATCAATACCGACTCTGAGCAGGAAGGCGAAATTTACATGGGCTGCGCCGGTGGCGTGGATGCTGAATTTACTGTGCCTGTGCAATGGCAGAGCACTGCTTCTGGCGTTATGGCTTTTGATTTAAGTTTAACAGGCTTAAAAGGTGGCCACTCAGGCGTGAATATTCACCTGGGTCGTGGTAATGCCAATAAACTGCTGGCGCGTTTTTTTGCTGACCATGCCACAGCACTGGAACTGACCATATCCAGCTTTAGCGGCGGTTCTTTACGTAATGCGATACCTCGTGAAGCCACTGTCAGTCTGACAGTTCCTTCGGCAAAACTGACGCAGTTACAACATGCTGTGACAGAGTTTGAAGCTTTGCTGCAATTTGAATTAGCAGCTGTTGAACCTGCATTAAAGTTGAGCCTGGCCGAAGTTGTGACTCCGGCATTAGTGTTAACAACTGCTACACAAAATACCCTGATTAACTTACTCAATGTTTGCCCTAACGGTGTGATGCGGATGAGCGATGAAGTAGAAGGCGTGACCGAAACTTCACTCAACATGGGCGTGATCAGCACTAAAGAGCAGAGTATTCAGGTGCTTTGTTTAATTCGCTCTTTAATCGACAGCGGCCGTCAGCAGGTGGAAAGCATGTTAAGCTCACTGGCTCAGTTATCTGGCGCGCAGGTGAAGTTCAGCGGTGCTTATCCTGGTTGGAAACCTAACCCAGATTCACCAGTGATGGCGATAGTGCGCGATACCTATCAGGATATTTACCACAAAGAGCCAGTGATTATGGTGATCCATGCAGGTTTAGAATGTGGTTTGTTTAAAAAACCTTATCCGGACATGGATATGGTATCGATAGGCCCAACCATTCGTTTCCCACATGGACCGGATGAAATGGTCAATATCACGACTGTTGGCCAGTACTGGGAATTATTGCTGGCAGTATTGAAGCGTATCCCGCAGCGCTCTTAA